The DNA window CCGTCCCCGGCGCCGGCCCGGGGCAGTCCGTCGGGCGGACTGACCGCGGCGACCACCACCGGGATCTCCTGGGTGGGGACCGGATCGGGGGGCCGGGCCAGCCGGTAGCCGTCGCGGCCGGCGGCCTTGGCCGCGTAGAGCGCCTCGTCGGCGGCGTCGAGAACCTGCTGCCCGCCGGCCGCGTGGTCGGGGTAGACGGCGATGCCGATGGAGACGGTCACCGGCACCCGGACGACCTCCCCCGCGTGCACCTCGACCGGCACCGGCTGGCCCCGGATCACCGCGCCGAGCCGCTCGGCGACGATCGTGGCGCCCCGGGCGTCGGTCTCCGGCAGCAGCACCACGAACTCCTCACCGCCGTGCCGGAACGCCAGGTCGACCTCGCGGATCTCGCCGCGTACCCGGCGGGCGAACTCGACCAGCACCGCGTCCCCGGCGGCGTGGCCCCAGGTGTCGTTGACGTGCTTGAACCGGTCCAGGTCGAGGGCCAGCACGCTGAGCATCCGGCCGAACCGGTTGGCCCGCTCCACCTCGCGCCGGATCGACTCGCGCAGGTAGCGGTAGTTCCACAGCCCGGTGAGCGGGTCGGTGAGGGAGAGCCGCTGTGCCTCCTCGTGCACCCGGACGTTCTCCACCGCCACCGCCGCGTGCCCGGCGAAGGTCCGCAGGGTGACCAGGTCGTCGTCGTCGAACTCGTCCGCGCCGAGCCGGTCGTAGAGGGCGAGCACACCGAGCGCGCACGAGTCGTCGGACGACGGCTCCAGGTCGCGGCGCGACTCCAGGTCGCGGCGCGGCGCCGGACGCGCCGAGCTGGAGCCGTCAGAGTCGGCCGGCGGGTGGCCGGGCCGCTCCGGGCGCGGTTCCGTGCCGCGGGGGGCGGCGAAGGGCACCGCCACGTACGTCTCGCAGGACGGCTCCCCGGTCGGCGTGTCCGTCGCCTCCCACCGGCCGCGCAGCGGCTCCCCGGTGGCGGCCACCCTGCCGAGCACCCCGGCGCCGACCGGCACCCGCAGCGTCGCCGGATCGGCCGGGTCCTCGGTCGGCCAACGGCCGTCCAGCCCCTCGACGCACTGGCCGACCAGCGCGCCGTCGCCGTCGACCAGCAGCACGGCGCCGGCCCGGGCGCCGGTGGCGGCGATCGCGCTGTGCAGGATCACCCGCAGGATGCGTTGCAGGTCGTGGGTGCTGGCCAGGGTGTCGCCGAGGACGGCCAGGTGGCCGCGGAGCTGGTCCCGGCTGCTGGTCAGGGCGGCCACGTAGCTGCCGGTCTCCCGGGTCATCCGGTTGAACGCGCCGGCCAGCCGCCCGATCTCGTCGCGGCTGCGGACCGGCACCCGGGTGCTCAGGTCGCCGTGCGCCACCCGGTCCACGGCGCCCGCCAGCTCGACCAGGGGCCGGGTGGTCACCCGGGCCAGCCGCCAGGCGGCCACCACGGCCAGCAGGGCGGCCAGCACCACCGCGCCGACCAGGGCGGCGTAGAGCCCGGGCGGGCGCTCACCCGGCACCGAGAGCACCAGCGGCAGCGGCTGGCCGGGGGCGGGGCCGACCCGGCGCACGTACCGGCCGTCGGTGGTGCCGGTCACCCGGTCCCCGTCCGCCTGGCGGGCGGCGGCCAGCACCGCTGCGCGTACCTCCCGGGTCTCGGTCGTGTGGGTGATCCGGCCCGGGTCGTCGAGGAGGGTGACCCCGGCACCGGTCACCGCGGCGAGCCGCGCCACGAACGCCGGGTCGACGGGCTGCGCGGCGGCGACCGTGCCCAGGTCGGCGCCGGCCGGGTCGCGGAGCCGGACCTGGGCGGCGAGGGCACGCACCGGGCCGGTCGTCGCGTCGGCGGCGCAGTCCTGCCAGGGCCCGGCCGGGCCGCCGGCGGTGGCGTAGCTGGTGCGGCCGGCCGGGTCGACGATCAGCACGGCGGCGGCCAGGCCCCGGCCCACGACCTGGTCGGCCGCGCGGGACCGGGCGGCCGGGTCGGCGACCAGCGCGACCGCGTCCGCCGCCGCGCGGAGCTGCTGGCAGAGGGCGTCGACGGAGGTACGCACCCCGGCCGCGGCCACACCCAGCCGCTCGGTGGCCCGGCCACGGTCGACGGCGCTCAGGGTGGACCCGACGAAGAAGGCGCCGAGCAGGACGGGGCCGAGCACCACCGTGAGGAAGGCCGCCGTCAACCGCCCGCGTAGCGTCAAGCTGCCCCCCGGAAGTCCTGCGCCCCTTCCTGCGATGCTGACACAGAGCGACCGGGAGGCAAGCGTTGCGTCAGGAGTGTTGCGTGCCGGAATTTTCTGATGGAGCGGATGTGACCAAGCGGGACCTGCGGGTCGCGCTGCTCGCCCACCGCCGGACGCTGCCGCCGCCGCGCCGGGCCGAGGCGGCGGCGTCCGTCCGGGCCGAGCTGGTCGATCTGGTACGTCGGCTGCGGCCGACCCGGATGACCGCGTACGTGCCGGTCGGCTCCGAGCCGGGCGGGAGCGACCTGCCCGCCGTGCTGCGGGCGGCGCTGGCGCCGGAGGCCGAGCTGCTGCTGCCGGTGCTCCTCGACGACCTCGACCTGGACTGGGCCGCCTACACCGGGCCGGAGTCGCTGCGGGCGGCCGGCCGGGGCCTGCGCGAGCCGACCGGGCCGCGCCTGGGGAGCGCGGCGGTCGCCGGGGCCGACCTCGTGGTGGTGCCGGCGCTGGCGGTGGACCGCCGGGGGTTCCGGCTGGGCCGGGGCGGTGGCTCGTACGACCGGGCGCTGGCCCGGGTGCCCGCCACGGTCCCCACGGTGGCGCTGCTGCACGACGGGGAGCTGGTCGAGGCGGTTCCGGCGCAGCCGCACGACCGGCCGGTGCGCTTCGTGATCACACCGGCGGAGGGTCTGGTGGGGGTGCCCGGTGTGGCCCAAGGCGCTTCCGCTGGACGAACCCGGGTTCCATGACGCACCATTGGCACTCGAATCCGTCGAGTGCCAAGCGGCCGAGCCAAGATCCGGAGGAGAACGTGCCCACGTACCAGTACGCCTGCACCGCGTGCGGCCACCAGCTCGAGGCGGTGCAGTCCTTCTCCGACGCGCCGCTGACCGAGTGCCCGGCGTGTGAGGGGCGGCTGCGCAAGGTCTTCAACTCGGTCGGCATCGTGTTCAAGGGCTCGGGCTTCTACCGCACGGACTCCCGTTCGTCCGGTTCCGACAGCACCACGAGCGCCACGAGCAAGCCGGCCAAGTCCGAGTCGTCGACCGGCGGCTCGTCCGACAGCTCGTCGTCGGGCTCGGGCAGCGGCTCGTCCGCCGCGTCGTCCAGCTCGTCCTCCGGTTCGTCGACCAGCAAGGCGCCGGCGGCCAGCAGCTCCTCCTGACGCCTCTTCGTCCCCGGAAAGTGGTCATCCCGCGCGGATGGCCACTTTTCGCGTTTCCCGGGGTTTCCCTCCGGTTGGCCGTCACCGGGCGCCTGTCCACAGGCCGGCGGGTTATCCACAGGTGAGCCGGCGCGGGCGGCGGGGGCCGCCGCCCGCCGCCTAACCTGCCCGCGTACCGGTCGGGTCGGGTGCGCGGGAGGGTGCTGGTGGCGGGTGAGGAGGCATCGCTGCGGCCGGTGCGCTGGCAGGGGCTGCCCCGGGGGCGCACGCTGCTCCGGGTGGCGCTGGTCGCGGTGCTGCTCGGGCTGGCCGCGGCCGTCCTGCAGACCCCGGACGGCTGCCCGCCGGGCACGGTCCCGGCCGTGGCTCCCAGTCCCACCGGCGAGGTCCCGGCCGGTGGAGGCCTCCCGGCCGGTGGAGGCCTTCCGGCCGGTGGGGGCGCCCCGGCCGGTGGTGATCGTCGCGCCGCCGCCCTGCCGCTGCCGGCCGGGGCGGTCGGAGTGCCGGTCCGGCTCGCCGAGCCGGCCGCGCTCGCGGTGCTCCGCCCCGGCGCCCGGGTGGACCTGCTGGTCGTGCCGGCCGGCGGGACGGCGGGCGCGGCCACCCTGCTCGCTCCGCGGGCGCTGGTCCTCGACGTGGTCGGTGCGGCCGGGGCGGTCGACGGCTCCTCGGCGCTCTACCTGGCGCTCCGCCCGGAGCAGGCGCAGCGCGCGGTCGGCCTGCCCGAGGGCAGCCGCTTCGCCGTCGTGGTGCGCGGATGACCTGTCGGGTCAGTCCCAGTGCGGCGGGCGCTCGGCGAGCAGCCAGTCGTCGTTGCCGGCGGAGCGCTCGCCCCAGCCGCGGTCGGTGTCGTCGGTGGTCTGCTCGGGCAGCACCACGAAGTCTTCGCTGAGGTCGACCACGCGGTCGTCGTCGCCGCGCGGGACACGGATGCCGGGATCGCTCACGAGCGGCAAGGATACCGGGGCGAGGGCGACGGATCGACCGGTCGGGCGGGAACGCCGGGACGCCGTGGCCCGTCGCGTCGGGCGGCCGACCGGCCGGCGCGTTGGTAGCGTCGGACGGCGTGACGACGCCGAGCGGTGGCAGCCCCGAGGACGAGATCTGGCAACGCCCGGACGAGCCGGCCGGCGCGGTCCCGACGCCCGGCGAGGACGAGCCCCGCTCGGCGGCCGGCCGGGACCCGGCTCCCGGCCCGGAGGCCGGGAGCGACCAGCCCGACAGCTCGACCGGCGACGCTCCGACGGCGCAGGCCAGCCCCTGGTCGCGCGCCGGCCACACCGACAGCCCGTGGGCGAGGCCCGGCCAGAGCGCCGCACCGGCCGGCGGCTGGCCAGGGCAGGCCGGCGGCTGGCCCGCGCAGACCGGCCCGGCCGGTGGTGGGCCGCAGCAGCCGGCCTCGGCCGGTGGTTGGGGGCCGGGGGGCGCGCCGGCCGGTTATGCGGGCCCGCCGCCGACCGTCCCGCCGCCGCCCGGCTGGCGGCCGCCGGTGCATGTGCAGCCGACGCCGCCGCGCCGGCTCCCGCCGCAGGACATGGCCGCCATGGACCAGGCCGAGGGGCAGGCCCAGCGGGTCACCTACGGCATCGGCGCCGTCGTCGGCGTCGTGCTGGTGCTGCTCACCTGCCTGCTCTGCTCGCGCCTGCTCTTCTGAGCCGGCCGGGACGCCTCGGCTGGGCGGCCCGGCCGGTCCGGGTCAGACGATGCCGCTCCACACCATCTTCGCGCCGCTGTCACCGGTCAGGTAGACGTAGACCAGCGCGAACACGGCGAGCACGAGCACGATGGCGGTGAGCACCAGGGGCAGCCAGCGGGGCAGGTTGCGGGTGCGGGCGAGCCCGCTGGTCACCAGCAGCAGCAGGAGCGCCGCCACGGCCAGCCCGACGGTGAACCAGAACAGGTTCTCGCCGTACTCGGAGTGCTCGTGGATCTTCTGGAGGCCCTCGGGCGGGTAGCCCCGCTGCCGGAGCACCTCTTCCAGCGCCTCACCGGACTCGGTCGCCACCCAGGTGACGATCGGGGTGAGGACGGCGAGGACCGCCACCGCCCAGTCCAGCCGGGGCCGCCAGCGGGGCAGCACCCCGTACGCGACGGAGAGCAACGCCAGCAGCGGCACCAGCACCACCGCGGCGTGTACGACCAGGACGTGGCCCGGTAGGCCGTTGACTTCCCTGAACACCGACACCTCCGGCGAGTGGACGGGATCGCGCGGTCAGCGTACGGCGTGGTGATCCGCCGTCCCGCCTTCGTACACCGACACACGCACGGGGCGTCGGCCCGGTTCACCTGTGGCCCGAACCACCCGGGGTGACGCTCGCTTGTCGGCCCCGGGGCGCCGTGCTGTCATGGACGCATGTCCACGGGTGAGGAGCTGCTCCGGTCGAGGGGCCTACGGGTCACCCGGCCGCGTCTCGCCGTGCTGGACGTGCTCGCCGCCGGCGGTCACCTGGAGGTCGACGAGATCACCCGCCGGGTCCGTGAGCGCCTCGACTCGGTCTCCACCCAGGCCGTCTACGACGTGCTCGGGGCGCTCTCCCGGGCCGGGCTGTCCCGCCGGATCGAGCCGGCCGGCAGCCCCGCCCGCTACGAGGCCCGCGTCGGGGACAATCACCACCACGTGGTGTGCCGGGGCTGCGGCGAGATCGCCGACGTGGACTGCGCCACCGGCAACGCCCCCTGCCTGGACCCGAACGTCGCGCACGGCTTCGAGGTCGACGAGGCGGAAGTGACCTTCTGGGGCCTCTGCCCGGCCTGCCAGGCCCGGCGCTCCGTCGACGACTGACCGGCCGCCCGCCGACCTCGACGAGCTGGCGGCACGAAGGCCGACGCCGGCGTGGCACTCTTGGTCGGTGGACACCGATGACCTCGGCCTGTTCGGTCCGGGATCGGTCACGTGGAAGGTGCACGAGGAGCCGATCCTGATCGTCGCCGGCCTGCGTTCGCTCTACCTCCAGGCGCTGCACCCCCGCGCCATGGCGGGCGTCGCCCAGAACAGCAACTACCGCACGGACGCCTGGGGCCGTCTGGTCCGCACGGCCACCTACGTGGCCACGACGATCTACGGCACGACCGCCGAGGCGGAGGCGGCCGGCCGGCGGCTGCGTACGCTGCACGCCCGGATGCGGGCCACCGACCCGTTCACCGGCGAGCGCTTCCGGATCGACGACCCCGACCTGCTGCGCTGGGTGCACGTCACCGAGGTCGAGTCGTTCGTGAGCACCGCGCGGCGGGCCGGGCTCGCGCTGACCGACGACGAGGTGGACGGCTACTACACCGAGCAGCGCCGCGCGGCGGCCCTGGTCGGGTTGGACCCGGCCGACGTGCCGGGCACCGCCGCCGAGGTGGCCGACTACTACCGCCGGATCCGGCCCGAGCTGCGGATGACCAGGGAGGCGGCGGAGACGGCACTATTCCTGACCGCCCCGCCGATCCCGTGGAAGCTCAGCCTGCCGCTGAAGCTCGGCCTGCACCTCGGCCCGCCGCGCTGGGCGTACCTGGGGATCGCCGGCACGGCGCTGGCGCTGCTGCCGGCCTGGGCCCAGCGGCTGTACGGCGGCCTCGGCCTGCCGACCACCGCGCTGTCGGCGGACCTGAGCGTGCGCGCGCTGCGGCTCGCCCTGGCGGCGGTGCCGCGGCGTTACCGCGAGGGCCCGTTGTTGCAGGCCGCCAAGGAGCGCGCCGCCCGCGCCGCGGCGGCCTGAGAAGCGCTGTCAGCCCTGGTCGGCGACCGGCTCGGCGGGGCGGTCCACGGCCGCCCACGGGTCCTTGCCCGGTGCCCGAGCGCCGGCCGGGCAGGTGCGCCGGTAGTCGCACCAGCCGCAGCGGGGCCCCGGCTCGGTGGGGAACGCCTCGTCGGGGTCGGCGCCGTCGGCGACGGCCCGCTCGGCGGCCATGATGTCCCGTGCGGTGTCCTCGGCGCGGGTGAGCTGCCGCTGCAACGACTCGGGGCTGTGCTCGTGCGCGGCGACCGTGCCGGTGGGCAGGTGGTGCAGCTCGACCCGGCGGCACGGGCGGCGGAACACCCGCTCGGCCGCGTAGGCGTAGAGCGCGAGGGCCTGTGAGCCGCGCGCGTCGTCGCCGTCGAGCCCGGTGCGGCCGGTCTTGTAGTCGACGATGACCAGCTCGGGCCGGCCGTCCGGGCCGGGGCGGGAGTCGATCCGGTCGGTGCGGCCATTGAAGGCGAGCACCGCGGTCTTCACGGCGACCACGCGCTCCACCCCGACCGGCTCGTCGGCCGGGTCGAGCCCCGCCACGTAGGACTCCAGCCAGGACAGCGCCCGGCGGAACGCGTCCCGCTCCTGCTCGTCGTCGCGGTAGCCCTCACGGACCCAGGTGCCCTTCAGCAGGGTGGCCAGCACCTCGGGGCGGCGGCGGTCGGGGGCCAGCGCGTACCAGTTCTTCAGGGCCGTGTGGACGCTGGCGCCGAGCGAGTTGTGCGCCCACGGCGGGCCCTTGGGCGGCGCGGGGCGGTCCACGTACGAGTAGCGGTAGCGCCGGGGGCAGTCGGTGTAGGCGCCGAGCTTGCTGGGGGTGCAGACGAAGAGCCGTTCCGGCATGCCCTCGAAGCCGAGCTGCTCGGCCTGCTCGGCGCGGGGCCGGGGTGGCCGGCCGCCGGTGGGTCGCCCGGTCGGGGAGGGTCGTCGCACGCCTCAGATCCTGCCATCCGGGTGCGACAGCGCCGCGACGGCTCAGCCCATGGTGAGGTACTGCGTGACGAACGCGGCGATGGCGTCGGCGATGAGCTGCACGGCGATGGCGGCCAGCAGCAGGCCGGCGATCCGGGTCAGCACCTCGATGCCGCCCGGCCGGAGGACCTTGACGATGCCGCCGGAGAAGCGCAGCACCACCCAGACGGCGACCATGACCGCGACGATCGCGGCGGCGATGGCGAGGTAGTCGGTGAAGCCACCGGCCCGCTGCACGAAGAGCATGGTGGCGACGATGGCGCCGGGGCCGGCCAGCAGCGGGGTGCCCAGCGGCACCAGCGCGATGTTGCTGGTGGCCTGCTGGTTCGGGTCGTCGGACTTGCCGGTGAGCAGTTCCAGCGCGACGAGGATCAGCAGCAGCCCGCCGGCGGCCTGCAGCGCGGGCAGGTCGACGTGCAGGTAGGCCAGGATGGTCTGGCCGGCGACGGCGAACACCACGATCACCCCGAGCGCCAGCGCGACGGCCTGCCAGGCGGCCCGGTTCCGGTCGCGGGCGGCCATCGGGCCGGTCAGCGCCAGGAAGATCGGCATCATGCCGGGCGGGTCGACGATCACCAGCAGGGTCACGAAGACCTCGCCGAAGAGCTTGAGATCCACTCGGACACGGTAGCCGCGTGGCCGGATCGCTTCAGCTCGAAGCGACCGGGGTCACCCCCCGGGCCAGCTCGACGATCCGCTCGTACGCCCCGGCGCCGGTGGTGAACGCGCCGAGCCGGACGGTCTTGTGGGTGCCGTGGAAGTCGGACGACCCGGTGACGAGCAGGCCCAGGTCGGCGGCGAGCGCGTGGACGTGCTCCCGCTCGGCGGGGCTGTGGTCCTCGTGGTCGGCCTCCAGGCCGGCCAGCCCGGCGGCCGCCAGGTCCACGATCAGCTCGTCCGGCACGATCCGGCCGCGCCGGCTGGCGCGGGGGTGGGCGAAGACCGGCACCCCGCCGGCCGCCCGGACCAGCGCCACCGCCCGGAACACGTCGATGTCCTCCTTGGGCAGCCGGTACCGCTCCCCCAGCCACCGCGGCCCGAACGCCTCGGTGGTGGTGGCGACCAGCCCGGCCCGGATCAGCGCCTGCGCGATGTGCGGCCGGCCGACCGCCCCGCCGGCGGCCCCGGCCAGGATCTCCGACCAGCTCACCGGGATCCCGTCGGCCTGGAGCAGCCGCACGATGCGCTCACCCCGCTCCTCCCGGGCGCGCCGGACCCGGGCCAGTTCGGCGGCCAGCTCCGGTTCGGCCGGGTCGAAGAGGTACGCGAGCAGGTGCAGCGGGATCGCCGGCTCGACACCGAACCAGCGGCAGGACAGCTCGGCTCCCCGGACCAGGGTGAGCCCGGGCGGCAGGGCCGCGACGGCCGGCTCCCAGCCGGCCGTGGTGTCGTGGTCGGTGAGCGCCACCACGTCGAGGCCGGCCGCGGCGGCGGCCCGGACCAGCTCGGCGGGGCCGAGGGTGCCGTCGCTGGCGGTGGAGTGGGTGTGCAGGTCGATCCGGGCGGCGGCGCTCACCCCGCCGACGCTACGCCCACCCCGCACCGGTCAGGAGCGGGCGTCGGCCACCACCACGAGGCGCTCGCCCGGGGGCACCCCGTCGAGCGCCGAGGCGGTGGGACGCTCGCCGGCCAGCACCCGGTCGGGGTGGACCCGGACCAGGCCGCCGGAGGCGTCGGCGTGCAACGCCGCTCCGCTGCGGGTCCAGGCCACCGCCCCGGTGATCGCCGGGCCGGCCGGGCGGGTCGCGGCGGCGGCGCCGTCGAGGCTGGCCAGGTCGACCAGCAGGGCGTCCCGGCGCGCGGCGTTGAGGAGCAGCCAGCGCCCGTCGGCGGAGACCCCGCCGAGACCGTCGGTGGCCACCGCGGTGCCGCAGGCGGTGCGGACGCGGACGAGTTCGCGGGCCGGGTCGAGCAGTGCCACACAGGGCTGCCGGGGCGTGCCGGCGGAGACCAGACCGACCACCCGGCCGTCGGGCAGCGTGCCGTAGACCGTGAGCACGTCCGGGTTCGCCGGACCCGGCACCCCACCCACCGGCCGCCGCCAGACGCTGACCCCACCGCGGTCGGGCTGCCGGACCAGCACGGCGTCGCCGGCGAAGCCGATCGGGACCGCCCCCGCGGGGGCCGGCGTCCGGCTGCTGGCCAGGAGCTGCCCGCCGACCACGCCGGCGGCGGCCAGGTAGGCGCCGTCGCGCCAGGCCACCTGCCGCCCGTCGGCGGCCACCACGACGGCGTCCGCACCGGCGAGCAGCACCTGCGGGTCGCTGCCGTTGGGCGGCACCCACCAGAGGGTACGGCCGGCCGCGGTGGCCGCCGAGGTGACGAGCCAGCCGCCGTAGTCCGGGACCCGCTGGGCCCGCTCGACGCCGCTCAACCCGATCAGTTCGCGGCGCTCGCCCCCGCTGGTCTCCAGCCGCGAGCCGACGATCAGATCCAGCTCGGCGCGGACCGGCCCCGTCCCGGGGGCCGGGCTGCTGGCGGTGGGCAGCGGCACGGGCGAGAACCCGTCCGGGTCACCGAGCACCACGGTGGGCGTGCCGCTGTGCCCGGTCGGCCCGCCGAGCTGGGCCATGCCGGTGGTGACCAGCACGGTCGCCACCCCGGCCAGGGCGAGCCCGGTCAGCGTACGGCGCCGTGCGGCGCCCCGGGCCCGCCGGAGCACGGCGCCGGCCGGGTCGGCGGCGAGGGGCCGGGGCGTGGCGACGCGGCCGGCCAGCGTCTGCCGCAGCGCCCGTTCCAGCTCGTCCTCGGTCACGGGTAATGGACGCTCCGGGCGGCCCGTCCGGTTGTCGCAGGAGTCCGGCGTGCGGCTCATCGGGATTCCACCGGCACGGACGCGGCGGGTCGCACGGCCGGCCGGACCGCCGGGGCGGCCGGCGGGGCGGGCGGCGGCGGGGCGGGCTGCCGGACCACCCGCGGCGGGGTACGCGGCGCGGGCGGCGCGACCGTCTCCGCCGGCGCGGCGGGCAGGCCGAGGGCGGCCTCGGAGCCGAGCCGGCGGCGCAGGGTGTTCAGCGCCCGGGAGGTCTGGCTCTTCACGGTGCCCGGGGAGATCTCCAGCAGGGCGGCGGTCTGCGCCTCGGACATGTCCTCGTAGAAGCGGAGCACGAGCACGGCCCGCTGCCGGGCGGGGAGCGCCTGGAGGTGCCGCCACAGCGCGTCCCGGTCGAGCTGCTGCTCGATCTCGTCGACCCCGGCCCGCTCGGGCAGCACCTCGGTCGGACGTTCCCCGTGCCAGCGCCGGCGCCACCAGCTCGTCGAGGTGTTGACCAGGACCCGGCGGGCGTACGGCTCGAGGGCGTCGATCCCGCCGAGCCGCTTCCACGCCAGGTAGGTCTTGGTCAACGCGGTCTGGAGCAGGTCCTCGGCCGTCGCCCAGTCGCCGGCCAGGAGGTAGGCGGTGCGCAGCAGGGCACCGGAGCGGGCCGCGACGAAGTCGCGGAACTCCTCCTCCAGCGGATCCCTGCTCGCCACGCCCACCTCCACACCCCGTCCTGCCTGGCAGGCTTTCACGGTAGGGCGGAATGGGTCGACGGCAAAAGGTGCGCAGTTCCTCCGATGTTCGGACAGAAACCTTCAGGCGCCGTCGTCGGCCTTCGCCTCGTCCTGCTCCTTGCCGATCCGCGCCTCGACGGCCTGCGGCTCGTACATCTCCTCCACGACGCGCAGGTAGAGCTCGTTCGGGTTGGGCAGGTTCTTGATCTCCCGGAGCGCCTGCTCCTGGCCGGCCGACTCCAGCACGAAGGTGCCGTAGTTGAGCGCACGCCCGGTCGGGGTCTGCTCGTACTTCATGTCGGTGACCCGGACCAGCGGCATCATCGCCACCCGGCGGGTGATGATCCCGTTGACCACCATGACCCGCTTGTTGGTGAGGATGAAGCGGTCGTACCACCAGTCGGCAACCCGCCAGGCGACCCAGCCCATCACGCCGAACCAGAGCAGCACCGCGACGGTGGTCAGCGCACCGACGTCGCGCCCGGCGAGGAAACCGGAGAGGTAGCCGAGCACGAAGGTCGCCGCGATGCCCACGATGATCGGCGTGGAGAGGTGGACCCAGTGCCGCTTCCACTCGCCCCGGAAACGCTCGGTCGGGAAGAGGTAGCGGGCCGCCAGCGCGCTCGGCTCGTCCTCCATGGGCAGCACCCGGCGCGGGGCCATGCCGGCGGCGTCGGCGCGCAGCCCGGCCAGCTCCTCCTCGGAGATCTGCGGGTCCTGGTAGCCGGCCTCGGGGTCGCGGATCCAGGCGCGGCCGGACCGCCCCTCCCCGGCGTACCCGGGGCCGTCACCGAAGGCGGCGTCGTCCGAAAGGGACGGGCCGCCGCCGTAGCCGGAACCGGAGCCGAAGCCCGGGCCGTCGTCGGGGTCGATCCGCGGGATCGGCTCGGTGTCGCGCTCCCGGCGCTCCCGATCGGGGTCGTCCGGGTCGAAGGGCGGACCGGAGGGGCTTCCCATGGGCGGTTAGGCGACCAGGTTGGTGAAGAAGTCGCCGAAGCCCTGCGCGATGTCCATGATGCCGCCGCCCAGGGACTTGAACACGTCGGCGGCGGAGTTCGGCCGGTAGGCGATGAAGAAGATCAAGAATGCGAGGCCGGCCCAGGTGAGGACCTTCTTGACCATAGCGGGCCATCCTCTCGCGCGGAGCCGGGTCCGTTTACCGCAGCGGCACCCAGAGTATCAGTATGGTGTCGTAGAGTGAATATCTGCGTCTGTTGTCCGCCTCGCCGGTGCCGGCCGGTCAGGCCCGCCCCTGCAGGTACGGAGATGGTGCGCCGTACACGAGTTCGGGCGGTGTCCACTCGGTGAGGTCGTGCAGCACGACTTCTTCCGCGAGGAGGTGACCCGCACTCGCCGGCCAGGCTATCGCATGGAGCCACATTCCCCGAGCCTCGCCGGCGTACGCGCTTCGATCGGTCGGGGAATTCACGAGCCACAGTGGAGTGGGATGGCCGCCCACCCGGATCTTGGCGTGCGGCACCCGCTCCGGGTGACCAGGGCCGGGATCGGTCAGCGCCTCCGCCATCTCGGGCCCCGGGTCGGGGCCGGGCAGGCCGGCGAGTCGGGAGCCCAGGCCGACGCCCGGCTCCTCGGCGACGAAGAGCAGGTCCGCCGGTCCACCGTCGAGCGGGGCCGGGCCGGCGCAGGCCACCGCCGTGGCGCGGATCCCGGACCGCTCGTCCCCCGCCCAGGCGACCCCGGTCAGCGTCCACCCGGTCGGCAGCGGCCACGGGCACCACAGCGGCATCCCCGGCCCCTCCGCCGGACCGGTGTCGGCGGCCACCCGCTCCACCACGCTGGCCATGATCTCGGCACCGATGTGTTCGGGGACGTGCAGCGGCGGCACGGGACCGCAGCGCAGGCACCGGTATTCGCCGTGCATCAGGTCCGGCTCCCGGACCGGGCCCGCGCACCTGGGGCAACTCACCGCGACACTCACGCCTTCACCGTCGCCCCCGACCGGCGGGGCGTCAAGCGGAGCGGCCGGATCGGTCACTCCGGTGGCGGCCCGGCGTACGCCCGGATCCAGGCGTGCATGGCGATCCCGCTGGCCACCCCGGCGTTGATGGAGCGGGTCGAGCCGTACTGGGCGATCGAGAAGAGCTGGTCGCAGGCGGCCCGGGCCACCTCGGAGAGCCCCGGCCCCTC is part of the Micromonospora halotolerans genome and encodes:
- a CDS encoding RecB family exonuclease translates to MPERLFVCTPSKLGAYTDCPRRYRYSYVDRPAPPKGPPWAHNSLGASVHTALKNWYALAPDRRRPEVLATLLKGTWVREGYRDDEQERDAFRRALSWLESYVAGLDPADEPVGVERVVAVKTAVLAFNGRTDRIDSRPGPDGRPELVIVDYKTGRTGLDGDDARGSQALALYAYAAERVFRRPCRRVELHHLPTGTVAAHEHSPESLQRQLTRAEDTARDIMAAERAVADGADPDEAFPTEPGPRCGWCDYRRTCPAGARAPGKDPWAAVDRPAEPVADQG
- a CDS encoding SigE family RNA polymerase sigma factor is translated as MASRDPLEEEFRDFVAARSGALLRTAYLLAGDWATAEDLLQTALTKTYLAWKRLGGIDALEPYARRVLVNTSTSWWRRRWHGERPTEVLPERAGVDEIEQQLDRDALWRHLQALPARQRAVLVLRFYEDMSEAQTAALLEISPGTVKSQTSRALNTLRRRLGSEAALGLPAAPAETVAPPAPRTPPRVVRQPAPPPPAPPAAPAVRPAVRPAASVPVESR
- a CDS encoding TFIIB-type zinc ribbon-containing protein; this translates as MSVAVSCPRCAGPVREPDLMHGEYRCLRCGPVPPLHVPEHIGAEIMASVVERVAADTGPAEGPGMPLWCPWPLPTGWTLTGVAWAGDERSGIRATAVACAGPAPLDGGPADLLFVAEEPGVGLGSRLAGLPGPDPGPEMAEALTDPGPGHPERVPHAKIRVGGHPTPLWLVNSPTDRSAYAGEARGMWLHAIAWPASAGHLLAEEVVLHDLTEWTPPELVYGAPSPYLQGRA
- a CDS encoding PHP domain-containing protein, with the translated sequence MSAAARIDLHTHSTASDGTLGPAELVRAAAAAGLDVVALTDHDTTAGWEPAVAALPPGLTLVRGAELSCRWFGVEPAIPLHLLAYLFDPAEPELAAELARVRRAREERGERIVRLLQADGIPVSWSEILAGAAGGAVGRPHIAQALIRAGLVATTTEAFGPRWLGERYRLPKEDIDVFRAVALVRAAGGVPVFAHPRASRRGRIVPDELIVDLAAAGLAGLEADHEDHSPAEREHVHALAADLGLLVTGSSDFHGTHKTVRLGAFTTGAGAYERIVELARGVTPVASS
- a CDS encoding MarC family protein — its product is MDLKLFGEVFVTLLVIVDPPGMMPIFLALTGPMAARDRNRAAWQAVALALGVIVVFAVAGQTILAYLHVDLPALQAAGGLLLILVALELLTGKSDDPNQQATSNIALVPLGTPLLAGPGAIVATMLFVQRAGGFTDYLAIAAAIVAVMVAVWVVLRFSGGIVKVLRPGGIEVLTRIAGLLLAAIAVQLIADAIAAFVTQYLTMG
- a CDS encoding PH domain-containing protein; translation: MGSPSGPPFDPDDPDRERRERDTEPIPRIDPDDGPGFGSGSGYGGGPSLSDDAAFGDGPGYAGEGRSGRAWIRDPEAGYQDPQISEEELAGLRADAAGMAPRRVLPMEDEPSALAARYLFPTERFRGEWKRHWVHLSTPIIVGIAATFVLGYLSGFLAGRDVGALTTVAVLLWFGVMGWVAWRVADWWYDRFILTNKRVMVVNGIITRRVAMMPLVRVTDMKYEQTPTGRALNYGTFVLESAGQEQALREIKNLPNPNELYLRVVEEMYEPQAVEARIGKEQDEAKADDGA